From a region of the Acidimicrobiales bacterium genome:
- the hypD gene encoding hydrogenase formation protein HypD: protein MKYLDDFADPDLARGLFAEIERSLTSRWAIMEVCGGQTHSIIRNGIDQLLPDGIELIHGPGCPVCVTPLETIDRALAIASMPDVVFCSFGDMLRVPGSDRDLFSVRARGGDVRVVYSPLDAVRIAEDEPHKQVVFFGVGFETTAPANAMAVFQAHQLGLRNFSMLVSHVLVPPAIEALMTSGTSRVDGFLAAGHVCTVMGTGQYEPLARRFGVPIVVTGFEPLDVLEGIRRTVLQLERGVGEVENAYPRAVKPEGNPPARALLDRVFQVCDRQWRGIGMIPQSGWKLAAEFTDFDAELRFDVGNLHVAEPDQCRAGEVLQGLIKPDQCEAFGTTCTPRNPMGATMVSSEGACAAYFQYRRFETPVAIGDA, encoded by the coding sequence TTTGCCGATCCAGACTTGGCCCGCGGGCTGTTCGCCGAGATCGAGCGGTCGCTCACCAGCCGATGGGCGATCATGGAGGTTTGTGGGGGTCAGACCCACTCGATCATCCGCAACGGCATCGACCAGCTGCTGCCCGACGGTATCGAGCTGATCCACGGCCCGGGATGCCCGGTTTGTGTGACCCCGCTCGAAACCATCGACAGGGCGCTGGCGATTGCGTCGATGCCAGACGTGGTCTTCTGCTCGTTCGGCGACATGTTGCGCGTGCCCGGAAGCGACCGCGACCTGTTCTCGGTGCGGGCCAGGGGTGGTGACGTGAGGGTCGTCTATTCGCCGCTCGATGCCGTGCGTATCGCGGAGGACGAACCGCACAAGCAGGTGGTGTTCTTCGGAGTTGGCTTCGAAACGACGGCGCCCGCCAACGCCATGGCGGTGTTCCAGGCTCACCAGCTGGGCTTGCGCAACTTCTCGATGCTGGTCAGCCATGTCCTGGTGCCACCCGCCATCGAGGCCCTGATGACCTCGGGAACCTCCAGGGTCGACGGGTTCCTGGCCGCCGGACACGTGTGCACCGTCATGGGTACGGGGCAATACGAACCCCTTGCGCGCCGATTCGGTGTGCCGATCGTCGTCACCGGCTTCGAGCCGCTCGATGTGCTCGAGGGCATCAGGCGCACCGTCTTGCAGCTCGAGCGGGGTGTTGGCGAGGTCGAGAACGCCTACCCCAGGGCGGTCAAACCCGAAGGCAATCCGCCGGCGCGGGCACTGCTCGACCGGGTGTTCCAGGTGTGCGACCGCCAGTGGAGAGGCATCGGCATGATCCCGCAGTCGGGCTGGAAGCTCGCAGCGGAGTTCACCGACTTCGACGCCGAGCTGCGCTTCGACGTCGGCAACCTGCACGTCGCCGAGCCCGACCAGTGCCGGGCCGGAGAGGTGCTGCAGGGCCTGATCAAGCCCGACCAGTGTGAGGCCTTCGGAACAACCTGCACTCCGCGCAACCCGATGGGCGCCACGATGGTGTCTAGCGAAGGGGCGTGTGCCGCCTACTTCCAGTACCGCCGATTCGAGACACCAGTGGCAATCGGCGATGCCTGA
- a CDS encoding YceI family protein, with protein sequence MTLPLSSGTLIADHAHTTVGFSVRHLAISRIRGRFSEFEASLVVGESLADTSLNATIEMASLDTGDPNRDAHVKAGSDLFDADTHPQMVFKADQIVDTGSGYEAVGSLTVRGVEKPLTLAAEFNGVAENPFSGATHAGFKASGSIDRTEFGIDFQVPLSSGGVMLSNQIDIEIDAQLVLQTD encoded by the coding sequence ATGACCCTTCCGCTGTCTTCGGGTACCTTGATCGCCGACCACGCCCACACCACCGTGGGGTTCTCGGTCAGACACCTGGCCATCAGCCGCATCCGCGGCCGGTTCAGCGAGTTCGAGGCCTCGTTGGTGGTCGGCGAATCGCTCGCCGACACCAGTTTGAATGCCACCATCGAGATGGCGTCGCTCGACACCGGTGACCCCAACCGCGACGCCCACGTCAAGGCGGGCTCAGACCTGTTCGACGCCGACACCCACCCGCAGATGGTGTTCAAAGCCGACCAGATCGTCGACACCGGCTCGGGCTACGAGGCCGTCGGATCCCTCACCGTGCGCGGCGTCGAGAAGCCCCTCACCCTGGCGGCCGAGTTCAACGGTGTCGCAGAGAACCCCTTCAGTGGTGCCACACACGCCGGTTTCAAGGCCAGCGGATCGATCGATCGCACCGAGTTCGGCATCGACTTCCAGGTGCCCTTGTCGTCGGGCGGGGTGATGCTGTCGAACCAGATAGACATCGAAATCGACGCCCAGCTGGTGTTGCAGACCGACTGA
- a CDS encoding AIR synthase-related protein yields MSWPKPPTWESSSTSAVPVPEAVRAACGFLGLDPLHVANEGTMVLFVPSDRAELVVEVMRRHPAGAGAVRIGSVVDAHRGLVAARTALGATRVVDRHLGEQLPRIC; encoded by the coding sequence GTGAGCTGGCCGAAACCGCCGACGTGGGAATCGAGTTCGACGAGCGCGGTTCCGGTTCCCGAAGCCGTGCGCGCTGCCTGCGGCTTTCTGGGACTCGATCCGCTGCACGTCGCCAACGAGGGCACCATGGTGTTGTTCGTGCCCTCCGACCGCGCCGAGCTGGTGGTCGAGGTGATGCGCAGGCACCCGGCGGGCGCCGGGGCCGTTCGCATCGGTTCTGTTGTGGACGCTCATCGCGGCTTGGTTGCAGCCCGCACCGCGCTGGGGGCCACCCGGGTGGTCGACAGGCACCTGGGCGAACAACTTCCCCGCATCTGCTGA